The genomic DNA AAGGGGTGTAAGCACAGTGATAAATCGGTAGCTGGGATGCTTCTAAAATTTCATCCCGATATAAATTGGTGACAGGAACTTCGGCGGTGGGAGTTAACCACAGGTCATCTTCAGCGCATTTGAAGCTATCTTCGCCAAATTTAGGCAATTGTCCCGTAGCAGTGAGAGACTCGGTGTTGACCAAAAATGGGGGAATTACTTCTATATAGCCAGCTTCGATTTGGCGATCAAGCATATAGCTAATTAAAGCTCTTTCTAAGGCTGCACCCGCTCCCATTAAGGTGACAAAACGGGTTTGAGCAACTTTAACAGCGCGCTCAAAGTTTAATATACCTAGTTTTTCCCCGATTTCCCAGTGTGGAAGTACTTTTCGTTCCGATTCAATGTACTCATCCCCCCAACGGCGGATTTCGACATTTTCTTCTTCCGTTTTCCCAAGGGGAGTTGAGTCACTAGGAAGGTTAGGAATTGATAGTAAGAGAGACTCTATTTGAGCTTTAAGTTCTTTTTCTTCAGGTTCTAAAGCCGCAATATCTGCTTTCAGTTGGTTTCCTTCGTCTTTTAAGGTTTGGATTTCTGGATCGTTGGGTTTTGTCCCCCCTTTCATTTTTTGACCAACTAACTTGCCAATTTCATTACTGCGAGATTGGAAATGCGATCGCCTAGTTTCTAATTCCCTCTGCTTCAAGTCTAGATCTACTACCTGTTGCAGATCGTATAGACCAACACCACGGCGATCGATTATGGCTTGAATTTCCCCAGAATTTTCCCGAATTTTCTTAATGTCTAACACAGCACGTTCCCTATTTTTCCCACTAGAGCAACATTTCTAATAGTAGCGTTAGCTGTGCCGCCCTCAATTATCCCCATTAAATTAACTCTTTACTCTTTACTCCTGGAGCCATACCCAGTCGGCAAATGAAAGTTGTTTGAGAGGAGTTTGTACCATAGCGTGTGCGGAGCAAGTATCGCTTGACTCAGACGATTCCATTTTCAGTCTGCCACAGATTTCCGCCATAGAAGACATTTGCCTTGGGGAATGTCGCCGCAGCAACCAACTTGATTTTTCTAGGTAGACAAATCTCTATGGGTAAAAGACTTCCCATTACTACCAGAGTAGTCAGCTACGATATGTCCGTTGCCTACAACTTGATATTTATAGGTAACCAGTCCTTCTAAACCCACGGAACCTCTGGGAGGCATTTTTTGAGTGCTAATCCCTACTTCAGCACCGAAGCCGTAGCGGAAGCCATCGGCGAAGCGAGTGGAACAGTTATGATAGACTCCAGCCGCATCAACTTCAGCTAAAAATAGGTTAGCAGTATCGGGGTTTTCAGTTACGATCGCCTCTGTGTGACGAGATCCATATTGGTTAATATGAGAAATTGCCTCTTCTAGAGACTCAACTACCTTAATTGATAAAATCAGGTCAGTGTATTCTGTTTCCCAGTCTGACGGGGTTGCTGGGTGTATTTCAGGCAGGATTTGACAAGTGGGTGCATCCCCTCGCAATTCTACCCCAGCTTGTTGCAATGTGGCGGCGATCGCAGGGAGAAATTGAGCCGCAATGTCTCGGTGAATCAATAAGGTTTCAATGGCGTTGCAAGCTGCGGGATACTGGGTTTTAGAATCAAGAGCGATCGCCACGGTTTTAGCTAAATCTGCCTCTTTGTCTGCATAAAGGTGACAAATCCCATCAGCATGACCTAAAACCGGAATTTTGGTATTTTCTTGAATAAAGCGGACAAATGAGTTGGAACCTCTGGGAATAATCAAATCGACATACTTATCCAGATTCAATAATTCCAGAATTTCTCCTCTAGTAGTCAACAACTGTACCGCTTCTGGATCGACTTCGGTAGTAGCTAATCCTTGACGAATCGCTTTGACTAACGCCGTACAAGAGTGAATTGCTTCCTTTCCACCTTTGAGAATCACGCCATTTCCCGATTTAATCGCCAAACTCGCAATTTGCATCACCGCATCGGGACGAGATTCAAAGACTACACCCAAAACACCCAAAGGACAAGTAATGCGTTTGAGGATTAATCCGGCATCCAACTCCCGATGCATTTGGACTGCACCCACCGGATCGTCTAGCTTCGCCACATCTAGGATACCAGCGATCGCACCTTGCAACTTTGTTTCATCTAACTTGAGGCGATCGCGCAAAGGTTTAGCTACTCCTGCGGTTTCTGCGGCTTGACAATCTGCTATATTAGCTGCCACAATTTCGGGGGTAGCAGCAGTTAAAGCTTCAGCTACAGCTTTTAAGGCTTGGTTTTTAGTTTCTGTAGTCAAATTACCCAGTTTTAAAGCAGCTTGGCGAGTTTTGTGGGCAATTTCTGTCAAAGCTTCAGCGCGAACTTGCAGATTAGTCATGGAGTGTGGCTTAGATCTCAATCTGATGAAGTTCTATTATAGATCTCTATAGAGCAGTCTTTTTCGCTTGAGGTTTTATGTCTGCGATCCTAGAAGTTGCGATTTTGGATATTAAGCCTGGTTTGGCTTCTGAGTTTGAAACCGCTTTTAAAGAAGCATCAACTATTATTGCTTCTATGTCAGGATATATTTCTCATCAACTCCAGCGTTGTTTAGAAACTGAGAGTCGTTATATGCTGCTGGTAAGTTGGGAAAAATTGGAAGATCGTACTGTAGGATTTAGGCAGTCTTCACAATACCAAAAATGGGCTTCTTTACTCCACAATTTCTACGATCCGTTTCCTAGGGTAGAACATTACGAAACAGTTATCTATAGCAATTAGACAAGTAGAGGTTAAAATGCAGAAACACTTAGATAATGTCAAAACTTAGTAAATATAAAACAGCCAACTTGATTGAAGTCTTTTCTGCGATTCAAGGAGAAGGACTAAATATTGGTACGAGGCAAATTTTTATTAGATTTGCCATGTGCGATTTACGCTGTCACTATTGTGATAGCGCGCATACTTGGTACTCATCCGATACTTGTAGAATCGAACAAAATCCTGGAAAACGGGATTTTGCAACTTACCCCAATCCAGTTACTTTAGATAGTTTGATAAGCTGGATTCGACAGCAAAACCAGCCAGGTTTGCATGATAGTATCAGCTTAACTGGAGGCGAACCACTTTTACACGCAGCTTTTTTGCAAGAGTTTTTACCTCAGTTGCATCAAGAGACAGACTTACCTATCTATTTAGAAACAGGTGGTCATCGTCCTAGCCAATTAAAGATGATATTACCCTATCTAGACTCGATTGGCATGGATATTAAGTTACCCAGTGTCAGTGGCGAATTAAAATGGGAAGCACATCAAGAATTTTTGCAACTTTGCGCTGAAGCTAAAGTAGAAGTATTCGGGAAAATCATTATTTCTGAAGCTACTAATCCCCAAGAATTAGAACAAGCAGCCACATTAATTGCTCAAATAAATCCCCAAATACCCGTCTTTTTACAACCAGTTACTCCTCTAGCATCATCGGATAGCAAACCCATTAATCCTCCAACACCAGAACAAGTACTAACTTGGCAAACATTGATGAAAAAACAGATTAAACAGGTGCGTGTAATTCCTCAAACTCACAAAATGATTGACCAACTGTAGTAAACCAAAATGAATTATTTGGCTCATTTATTTCTATCTGAACCTACACCTGAATCAATGATTGGAAACTTTTTAGGAGATTTCGTTAAAGGTTCCCTAGAAAGTCGTTACACTGAAGAAATTAGAAGAGGTATTGACTTACACAGAAAAGTAGATATCTACACAGATTCTCATCCCATATTTTGTGCGAGTAAAAGAATTATTGCTCCAGAAAGACGCAGGTTTGCAGGAATATTAATTGATGTATTTTACGATCATTTTCTTGCTAAAAATTGGCATAAATATTCAGATATTTCCCTGGTTGATTTTTCACAAAACTTCTATCAAGCGCTACAAGATTGCCAGAATATATTACCTGAATCAGTTAAACTGCGACTACCACAAATAATTGGTTGCGATGTACTGCGATCGTACCAGGAAATTTCGGGAATAGATCGCGCCCTGCAAAGTATCAGTGCTAGATTTAAACGGGTAAATAACTTAGCAGATGGATTAGAAGATTTAGAATCTAACTATCAGCAAATTGGATCGGATTTTGCGGTTTTATTTCCCGATGCGATCGATTACGTCACCAGTTATCGCTCTCAAATTGACATAATACAACTGTAGAAATGCGATCGCTACAGTGGATTAATTATCTCTATATCGCCTTACGTAGATGACAGCCAATTCTCCAAATCTTGCACACTCTCAAAATCCAACAAAGCCTCACCTAGAGATTCCAACGGCTCAATGCCTAAACCACTCACTCGTTCTTGCAATTCTGGCGATAGACTGCCTAATTTACGAGTAAGTTGCTTCAGGACTAGTTCTCGTCCCTCTGCTGTTCTACCCTGTTGCATACCTTGTTGTATACCTTGTTGTACGCCCTGTTGTATCGCTTTTTGAGTCTCTCGCTCAATGTATTCTAGATAGGCTGGTGAAGTTCTTAAACTCATGAGTAACTCCGTCTCTTGCTTGTCGCGATTTTGTTAGGTTTGTTGTGACGGGATTGCGAAATGGTTCAAATACTGCTGCGGTTGCGGCTAATTGTTGCAGAAGTCCTAAACTGGGTTGAGGATCTGCTCCAGGGTAGGGAAAGAAGCAAACATCGATTTCTCGCACTTCGCTACTGATTTTGTAATCGCTCTGCGCTTGACCAATAGGTGAGAGCAAACTTTCGAGTAAGTCTTTGGCGAATTGGTCGTGGGGAAATTGCGACATGGAGCGATATGTTTAGCTAAGATATTCTATATCGCTTTAATTAACTTTGTCACCTTTTATTACCGCTATGATAAATTAAGAGAGGACAATGATTCATGAATAGATATAGCGTAATTGTTCAATGGTCTGATGAAGATCGGCTTTACCTAGTCACGATTCCAGAGTTTGCACATCGCGTTGCCATGCCTTGCAGTCATGGTAAAACTCGTGAAGAAGCGCTTCGCAATGGCGAAGAAGTTATTGAAATGTACTTGGAAACTTGGCAAGCAGAAGGCGAACCTATTCCCGAACCTAATACCCTGCAAATCGCCTGAAGATTGCTACCCTTCCCTCAAAGCCTCGGATGCGAAACGAGAAAGTCGATCTCAAGACCGTCCGTCAAGATTCTCTGAACAAATGGTGATGAAAGTCAGAAAACCCCTTAGAATATTTGGGACTTCACCAGACAAACAATTATATGCCCCGCCGCCAAGACCTGCAAAAAATCCTGTTATTGGGTTCCGGCCCGATTGTAATTGGACAAGCCTGCGAATTTGACTATTCGGGAACGCAAGCGTGCAAAGCTCTACGTGAAGAAGGATATCAGGTAATATTGGTCAATTCCAATCCAGCAACGATCATGACCGACCCAGAAACGGCAGATCGTACCTATATTGAGCCTTTGACTCCTGAATTGGTAGCTAAAGTAATTGAGAAAGAAAGACCAGATGCATTGTTACCAACGATGGGGGGTCAAACGGCGCTGAATTTAGCCGTTTCTTTAGCTAAAAGCGGAGTTTTAGAGAAATATGGGGTGGAGTTAATTGGAGCTAAATTAGAGGCTATAGAGAAAGCTGAAGACAGATTACTGTTTAAACAGGCGATGGAGAAGATTGGGGTTGGGGTTTGTCCATCGGGAATTGCCACTACTTTAGCAGAATCCAAGGCGATCGCCTCTCAAATAGGAACTTATCCCCTGATTATTCGCCCTGCTTTTACTTTAGGCGGAACTGGAGGC from Merismopedia glauca CCAP 1448/3 includes the following:
- a CDS encoding ACP phosphodiesterase, with translation MNYLAHLFLSEPTPESMIGNFLGDFVKGSLESRYTEEIRRGIDLHRKVDIYTDSHPIFCASKRIIAPERRRFAGILIDVFYDHFLAKNWHKYSDISLVDFSQNFYQALQDCQNILPESVKLRLPQIIGCDVLRSYQEISGIDRALQSISARFKRVNNLADGLEDLESNYQQIGSDFAVLFPDAIDYVTSYRSQIDIIQL
- a CDS encoding antibiotic biosynthesis monooxygenase family protein, which produces MSAILEVAILDIKPGLASEFETAFKEASTIIASMSGYISHQLQRCLETESRYMLLVSWEKLEDRTVGFRQSSQYQKWASLLHNFYDPFPRVEHYETVIYSN
- a CDS encoding glutamate-5-semialdehyde dehydrogenase; translated protein: MTNLQVRAEALTEIAHKTRQAALKLGNLTTETKNQALKAVAEALTAATPEIVAANIADCQAAETAGVAKPLRDRLKLDETKLQGAIAGILDVAKLDDPVGAVQMHRELDAGLILKRITCPLGVLGVVFESRPDAVMQIASLAIKSGNGVILKGGKEAIHSCTALVKAIRQGLATTEVDPEAVQLLTTRGEILELLNLDKYVDLIIPRGSNSFVRFIQENTKIPVLGHADGICHLYADKEADLAKTVAIALDSKTQYPAACNAIETLLIHRDIAAQFLPAIAATLQQAGVELRGDAPTCQILPEIHPATPSDWETEYTDLILSIKVVESLEEAISHINQYGSRHTEAIVTENPDTANLFLAEVDAAGVYHNCSTRFADGFRYGFGAEVGISTQKMPPRGSVGLEGLVTYKYQVVGNGHIVADYSGSNGKSFTHRDLST
- a CDS encoding 7-carboxy-7-deazaguanine synthase QueE, with translation MSKLSKYKTANLIEVFSAIQGEGLNIGTRQIFIRFAMCDLRCHYCDSAHTWYSSDTCRIEQNPGKRDFATYPNPVTLDSLISWIRQQNQPGLHDSISLTGGEPLLHAAFLQEFLPQLHQETDLPIYLETGGHRPSQLKMILPYLDSIGMDIKLPSVSGELKWEAHQEFLQLCAEAKVEVFGKIIISEATNPQELEQAATLIAQINPQIPVFLQPVTPLASSDSKPINPPTPEQVLTWQTLMKKQIKQVRVIPQTHKMIDQL
- the serS gene encoding serine--tRNA ligase produces the protein MLDIKKIRENSGEIQAIIDRRGVGLYDLQQVVDLDLKQRELETRRSHFQSRSNEIGKLVGQKMKGGTKPNDPEIQTLKDEGNQLKADIAALEPEEKELKAQIESLLLSIPNLPSDSTPLGKTEEENVEIRRWGDEYIESERKVLPHWEIGEKLGILNFERAVKVAQTRFVTLMGAGAALERALISYMLDRQIEAGYIEVIPPFLVNTESLTATGQLPKFGEDSFKCAEDDLWLTPTAEVPVTNLYRDEILEASQLPIYHCAYTPCFRREAGAYGRDTRGLIRLHQFNKVELVKFVHPSTSEAEHETLLGNAEAILQGLKLPYRVITLCTGDLGFSAAKTYDLEVWLPSAGKYREISSCSNFTDYQARRGNIRFKEVGKKGTQFVHTLNGSGLAVGRTMAAILENYQQPDGTVKIPEALQPYLGREVL
- a CDS encoding DUF4351 domain-containing protein; its protein translation is MSLRTSPAYLEYIERETQKAIQQGVQQGIQQGMQQGRTAEGRELVLKQLTRKLGSLSPELQERVSGLGIEPLESLGEALLDFESVQDLENWLSST
- a CDS encoding type II toxin-antitoxin system HicB family antitoxin → MNRYSVIVQWSDEDRLYLVTIPEFAHRVAMPCSHGKTREEALRNGEEVIEMYLETWQAEGEPIPEPNTLQIA